In one Plasmodium falciparum 3D7 genome assembly, chromosome: 14 genomic region, the following are encoded:
- a CDS encoding protein disulfide-isomerase, whose product MHIDKLLIVFIFLIKLCVCHTEKGVKKEIVSINIDEFNNILKDEGNYTLLIVYTHWSYNSNLLLENLDKLSKLLLYEENIKLCKINAAANTFIIDKLDVYSYPSLFMIRNKEIYRYNGVNNIRGLLLWIYQYLDFKIYEINNIERLDVFIDLNEYNNTILFFIFKDLGTANNNINNISRINDLINICLLTNKTLCYYIKENNVIDYFEKNIIQDKYHYNLKNINQDSYYAILFKNDEFDDYFFPLNKKELDMLSNNEYTNEEKIDHLYNWINEREQPLVIQFSEHFFSMLFSNDAVTLFIIYNNINNINKDDIIKCAKKYNHKIKFAISGTTQIFEKRLLNELLIEDNIKKPLMRITEFKNYIRFPYKYKPQSDDQEINEKTIDDFINGYLQEKKYFYRKSERALPDEYNNGYIKIIVADNYDQYVYKNDMNVIVLYYAPWCGHCYKFEPVYREVGKRLNLYAAKFKNYKNDIIISKIDAVNNEIYNIHIEGYPTIYLYKKGDKLNPVRYMEGRTVKNIITWICKETQSNIDISEFLNIDLDNEQLFENYEEL is encoded by the exons ATGCATATTGATAAGTTGCtgattgtttttatttttttaataaagttATGTGTGTGCCATACAGAAAAAGGAGTTAAGAAGGAAATCGTTTCTATAAATATTGatgaatttaataatattttaaaagacgAAGGAAACTATACACTTTTAATAGTGTACACACACTGGTCATACAAttcaaatttattattagaaaACCTAGACAAACTATCCAAACTTTTATTGTATGAAGAGAATATAAAGTTATGTAAAATAAATGCAGCAGcaaatacatttattatagaTAAGTTAGATGTGTATAGTTATCCATCTTTATTTATGATtcgaaataaagaaatatatagatataatggtgtgaataatattagaggattattattatggatATATCAATACTtagattttaaaatatatgaaattaataatatagagaGATTAGATGTTTTTATAGATttgaatgaatataataataccattttattttttatatttaaagattTAGGAACagcaaataataatataaataatatatcaagaataaatgatttaataaatatatgtctTCTAACTAATAAAACactttgttattatataaaagaaaataatgttaTAGATTATTtcgaaaaaaatataatacaggataaatatcattataatttaaaaaacataaatcAAGATTCATATTAtgcaatattatttaaaaatgatgaatttGATGATTATTTCTTCCctcttaataaaaaagaattagatATGTTAAGTAATAATGAGTATACAAACGAGGAAAAAATagatcatttatataattggaTAAACGAAAGAGAACAACCATTAGTTATACAATTTTCTGAACATTTCTTTTCTATGCTATTTTCAAATGACGCTGTTacactttttattatttataataatataaataatattaataaagacgatataataaaatgcgCGAAGAAATATAATCATAAGATAAAATTTGCAATATCTGGTACGACACAAATTTTTGAAAAGCGATTACTCAATGAGTTGCTTATAGaggataatattaaaaaaccCCTTATGAGGATAACAGagtttaaaaattatataagatttccttataaatataagcCACAAAGTGATGACCAGGAAATAAACGAAAAG ACAATTGATGATTTTATTAATGGGTAtttacaagaaaaaaaatacttttaTAGAAAAAGTGAACGAGCCTTACCAGATGAATATAACAAcggatatataaaaattattgtcGCGGATAATTATGAtcaatatgtttataaaaatgacatGAATGTTATTGTATTGTATTACGCTCCTTGGTGTGGACACTGTTATAAATTCGAACCTGTTTATAGAGAAGTAGGAAAAAGATTAAATTTGTATGCAGCCAAGttcaaaaattataaaaatgatattattataagtaaAATTGATGCcgtaaataatgaaatatataacatacatatag aggGATATCCTactatatatctatataaaaaGGGGGACAAATTAAATCCTGTAAGATATATGGAGGGAAGGACCgtcaaaaatattatcacgTGGATTTGCAAAGAG aCCCAATCAAATATAGACATATCAGAATTTCTTAATATCGATCTTGACAATGAACAACTATTTGAAAATTATGAAGAATTATAA
- a CDS encoding HSP20-like chaperone, putative has translation MSHILRGIIYIQVITFFYLFHIIKCVHIISYNNARKKYASFMFNNENIFLYDNKRSRSYTFIKCEKTFEFILKNKNKKKIKNCIKSKPDEKEHHEIDDLDPELDNLIKDIENGKYGEESLKLFKEIESNSKAKEEEEIKRLEEQDKKIDMKNVDEVINKTDDKLKQCAMKAFYNTEINEKQNPDVKKEYDIMQKIEKTFDEIEDDNYPEDKLTITNIYDKIKTMKIDNKPKKNPFTDTAKSLLKYKGLLHMPFEKGPLLNNNTFDWRESLEYIELNIPIYDETNCEDISFHFKNDYIKLEINKGNTKELLLDNMLCGKISYPDAYWVISNEYKENKKYINLIIPKLSGYYYIWEKLLQDGKET, from the exons atgTCACACATATTAAgaggaataatatatatccaagttattacatttttttatttatttcatataataaagtgtgttcatataatatcatataataatgctAGAAAAAAGTACGCATCTTTTATGTTTAATAATgagaacatatttttatatgataataaaagatCAAGATCATACACTTTTATTAAATGTGAAAAAACAtttgaatttatattaaaaaataaaaataaaaaaaaaataaaaaattgtattAAAAGTAAACCAGATGAAAAGGAACATCATGAAATAGACGATCTTGATCCAGAACTtgat AATCTTATTAAAGATATAGAAAATGGAAAATATGGAGAAGAATCTCTCAAATTGTTTAAAGAAATTGAA aGCAACTCTAAAgcaaaagaagaagaagaaataaagaGATTAGAAGAACAAGACAAGAAAATAGATATGAAAAATGTTGATGAAGTTATTAACAAGACAGACgataaattaaaacaatGTGCAATGAAAGCTTTTTATAATACCGAAATAAATGAGAAACAAAATCCAGAtgttaaaaaagaatatgacATAATgcaaaaaattgaaaaaacaTTTGATGAAATTGAAGATGATAATTATCCAGAAGATAAATTAActataacaaatatttatgataaaattaaaacaatgaaaatagataataaaccaaaaaaaaatcctTTTACAGATACGGCAAAGTCATTGCTAAag tATAAAGGATTGCTACACATGCCCTTTGAAAAAGGACCACTgctaaataataatac ttTTGATTGGAGAGAATCTCTGGAATATATAGAATTGAATATACCAATATATGATG aaaCCAATTGTGAAGATATATCGTTTCATTtcaaaaatgattatataaagcTCGAAATAAACAAGGGCAACACAAAAGAACTATTACTAGATAACATG CTGTGCGGAAAAATAAGTTATCCAGATGCCTACTGGGTTATAAGCaatgaatataaagaaaataaaaaatacataaatttgATTATACCTAAATTGAgtggttattattatatatgggAAAAGCTTTTACAAGACGGAAAAGAAACAtga
- a CDS encoding DnaJ protein, putative, with product MSSKQDVDLYEILGVNRRAGIKEITKAYRILALKYHPDKFLTNFKKSGDAKDSKDATNQEQNGVALSSEVVIGSGNTAKMENQNTGNDVNSGNSENAEKSEQSEKVEKVEKAEQSENSGKSENSGKSEISGKSEISGNSENARNSENFGNSEISENSESAERSRIPEDCPTPENTPNSENSVNVANSEFAENHVVVVEQLNDQERNQEEGSTNCSNVVEEEMTLEKCKEMFLQIQKAYEILKNPVLRENYDFYGLDKDLDEFQTYYEPRLFHSRINVKDIHKYESFYKGSAEEKEDLMYFYEKFHGDLNNILEFIPFSESTDLNRFIGIFEKSFDDGEIVKTELYEKSLENVEKIIKKYESLLKKEHSEIPKNEDKKKSKRKKQDSLEELIVAIRNNEERRNLKITNLLTSIEMENKNKNKRRKKEDFPTEEELNKIKKKLEENKKRNEQARRK from the coding sequence ATGAGCAGCAAACAGGATGTAGATCTTTATGAAATCCTAGGAGTTAACAGAAGAGCTGGTATCAAGGAGATCACCAAAGCTTATCGAATTTTGGCGCTGAAGTACCATCCAGATAAGTTTTTAACAAACTTCAAGAAATCTGGTGATGCTAAAGATTCGAAGGATGCTACGAATCAAGAGCAGAATGGTGTGGCTCTGTCATCTGAAGTTGTGATAGGTAGTGGAAACACAGCTAAAATGGAGAATCAGAATACCGGAAATGATGTAAATTCCGGAAATTCTGAAAATGCTGAGAAGTCTGAACAGTCTGAAAAGGTTGAAAAGGTTGAAAAGGCTGAACAGTCTGAAAATTCTGGAAAATCAGAAAATTCTGGAAAATCAGAAATTTCTGGAAAATCAGAAATTTCTGGAAATTCAGAAAATGCTAGAAACTCAGAAAATTTTGGAAACTCAGAAATTTCTGAAAATTCAGAATCTGCTGAACGTTCTAGAATTCCTGAAGATTGTCCAACTCCTGAAAACACACCTAACTCAGAAAATTCTGTAAATGTTGCAAATTCAGAATTTGCTGAGAATCACGTAGTTGTTGTTGAACAGTTGAATGATCAAGAAAGGAATCAGGAAGAAGGTAGTACAAACTGTAGTAATGTCGTTGAAGAGGAGATGACATTAGAGAAATGTAAGGAAATGTTTTTACAAATACAAAAAGCCTACGAAATATTGAAGAATCCTGTATTAAGAGAGAATTATGATTTTTATGGTTTAGATAAGGACTTGGATGAATTCCAAACTTATTATGAACCAAGATTATTTCATTCTCGTATTAATGTTAAGGACATTCATAAATATGAGAGTTTTTACAAAGGTAGTGCTGAAGAGAAAGAAGACTTGATGTATTTCTATGAAAAGTTTCATGGAGATTTGAACAATATATTGGAATTTATTCCTTTTAGTGAATCTACAGATTTAAATCGTTTTATTGGCATATTCGAGAAATCTTTTGATGATGGAGAAATTGTTAAGACAGAACTATATGAGAAATCATTAGAAAATGtcgaaaaaattataaaaaaatacgaaAGTCTCCTCAAGAAAGAACATTCTGAAATACccaaaaatgaagataagaaaaaatccaaaagaaaaaaacaagatTCTCTTGAAGAATTAATTGTTGCCATCAGAAATAACGAAGAAAGGAGAAATCTCAAAATTACCAATCTCTTAACTAGTATAGAAAtggaaaacaaaaataaaaataagagaagaaaaaaagaagattttCCAACAGAAGAAGAATTgaataaaatcaaaaaaaaattagaggaaaataaaaagagaaaTGAACAAGctagaagaaaataa
- a CDS encoding GTPase-activating protein, putative, protein MNDNNFFEDLYELNFEDFLKNFISILFSSKEYGNDNNDDVDKTHIYENNNYILKNNDIKKSRLPFIANNIINNKENVKLYRRIYWPLLLGIYKAENLEDLINDIQKKRHLYLQDKEEYIIKPINLNIQKLDPQIFHPLSSDDKNPWTLKQKNQELKEEIKQDILRTYSEKKIFQNEEIREILNTILFIWAKKNPDISYKQGMNEILAIFFIVNYREHLHNNNNYYEYEKELFFKEFSNLFDKEFIEADTYIIFDHFMNMGLKYLFTSMEEKKNSTNKNTCKTVLLHKCTYIFHKLLKNSDKLLYNHLISLSIEPQIFLLRWIRLFYCREFPIDDTVILWDNFFADSYLKNCNEQFNVDFKGDNIEIAHMICRIFPMVDYFAISMILFIRSFLLESDENHCLKRLFKYPPVENIKILIDLSFKIKHRNEKKEKHTKKEEPHIIHNNNLSKKEDIFNLTFNNNNNNITHELNKHNINNNINNNNDRKNEYKDKNNHHSNVNILSYNKILPNVHKINNIAYINKKLLKVIHNLNNLYTYNMLNEQHYKIELQQNIFLLNEIYNELKGIQQHSYDDTVSENIQLDKTNDLPSIYLG, encoded by the exons ATGAATGATAACAATTTTTTTGAAGACTTGTACGAATTAAATTTTGaggattttttaaaaaattttatcagCATATTATTTTCCTCCAAAGAATATGGAAATGATAATAACGATGATGTAGATAAAAcccatatatatgaaaataataattatatattaaaaaacaatGACATAAAAAAGAGCCGCTTACCTTTTATagcaaataatattataaataataaagaaaatgtaaaattatatagaagAATATATTGGCCTTTATTATTAGGTATATATAAAGCAGAAAACTTGGAAGATTTAATAAAcgatattcaaaaaaaacgacatttatatttacaagataaagaagaatatattattaaaccAATAAActtaaatattcaaaaattaGATCCACAAATATTCCATCCATTGTCGTCAGATGATAAAAACCCATGGAcattaaaacaaaagaatCAAGAATTGAAAGAAGAAATCAAACAAGATATTCTAAGAACATattctgaaaaaaaaattttccaaaatgaagaaattagagaaatattaaatactattttatttatatgggCAAAAAAAAATCCAGACATATCTTATAAACAAGGAATGAATGAAATACTAgccatttttttcattgttaATTACCGTGAACAccttcataataataataattattatgaatacgAAAAAGAACTGTTTTTTAAAGAATTCTCTAATCTTTTTGACAAAGAATTTATTGAAGCAGATACTTACATCATATTTGATCATTTTATGAATATGggattaaaatatttatttacatctatggaggaaaaaaaaaactcaacaaataaaaatacatgtaAAACCGTTCTCTTAcataaatgtacatatatatttcataagttattaaaaaattcggataaattattatacaacCATTTAATATCATTAAGTATTGAGCCACAAATATTTCTCCTCCGATGGATACGTCTCTTTTATTGTAGAGAATTTCCTATTGACGACACGGTTATCTTATGGGATAACTTTTTTGCAG aTTCCTATCTTAAAAATTGCAATGAACAATTCAACGTCGATTTTAAAGGCGACAATATCGAGATTGCTCACATGATATGCAGAATTTTTCCTATGGTGGATTATTTTGCTATTTCTATGATTCTGTTTATTAGGTCCTTCTTATTAGAGAGTGATGAAAATCATTGCTTGAAGAGGCTATTTAAATACCCTCCtgtagaaaatataaaaattttaatcgATTTGTCCTTTAAAATCAAACATAGaaatgagaaaaaagaaaaacatacaaaaaaagaagaacctcatattattcacaataataatttaagtaaaaaagaagatatatttaatttaacatttaacaataataataataatataactcatgaattaaataaacataacaTAAACAATAAcataaacaataataatgataggaAAAACGAATATAAGGATAAAAACAACCACCATTCAAATGTCAATATTTTATCTTACAACAAGATATTACCAAATgtacataaaattaataacatagcttatataaataaaaaactaTTAAAAGTTATTCATAATTTAAACAATctgtatacatataatatgttaaatgaacaacattataaaattgaattacaacaaaatatatttctccTGAATGAAATTTATAATGAGCTTAAAGGCATACAACAACACTCATATGATGATACTGTATCAGAAAATATACAATTGGATAAGACGAATGATTTACCCTCCATATATTTGGGTTGA
- a CDS encoding dihydroorotase, putative, whose translation MKNYFYIPIADDMHCHLRQGDMLDFTVNSIRRGGCNRVLVMPNTHPIISTCSDAQKYLYQLKSRDDDIEYLMTLYLNKNTDENDILSNYYKCNLQGVKIYPSNVTTNSSDGITSLEPYYKVFHALEKLNKSIHIHCEEPNINPLYAEEKYLPHIHDLAIKFPGLNIVLEHISSSESINVIKEFRNVAGSITPHHLYLTIDDVVNMDIYDHAIDNTYIEKYIKNTYHYCKPLPKLLEDKIALQDVIKDDFPRVFLGSDSAPHYKVMKRKPYYKPGIYTQPFLINYVAHILNKFDALDKMENFTSKNASLFLNLAEKKKLAKYYICVEKHPFKLPREYNGVVPFLAGKTLDYDIHYVSKF comes from the coding sequence atgaaaaattactTTTATATTCCAATAGCTGATGACATGCACTGTCACTTAAGGCAAGGCGACATGCTGGATTTTACGGTAAATTCCATTAGAAGAGGCGGCTGTAATCGTGTTTTAGTGATGCCGAACACGCATCCTATTATAAGTACTTGTAGTGATgcacaaaaatatttatatcaacTGAAAAGTCGTGATGATGATATAGAATATTTAATGACCTTGTATTTGAATAAGAATACGGATGAAAACGATATATTAAGTAATTACTATAAGTGTAATTTACAAGGcgtaaaaatatatcctaGTAATGTAACCACTAATTCGAGTGATGGTATTACTAGCCTAGAACCTTATTATAAGGTATTTCATGCactagaaaaattaaataagagTATACATATCCATTGTGAGGAACCAAATATAAATCCATTATATGCTGAGGAAAAGTATTTACCGCATATACATGATTTAGCCATAAAGTTTCCAGGTTTGAATATTGTTTTAGAACATATATCGTCAAGCGAATCGATAAATGTTATTAAAGAATTTCGAAATGTAGCAGGTTCCATAACAcctcatcatttatatttaacaaTAGATGATGTTGttaatatggatatatatgatCATGCAATAGATAACacatatattgaaaaatatataaaaaatacatatcatTATTGTAAGCCATTACCAAAATTGTTAGAAGATAAAATTGCTTTACAAGATGTTATAAAAGATGATTTTCCAAGAGTCTTTTTGGGTTCGGATTCAGCACCTCATTACAAAGTTATGAAGCGCAAACCCTACTATAAACCAGGAATATACACACAaccatttttaataaattatgttgCTCATATATTGAACAAATTCGATGCTTTAGATAAGATGGAAAATTTTACCTCAAAAAATGCTTCCCTCTTTCTAAATTTagcagaaaaaaaaaaattggcaaaatattacatatgtgTGGAAAAACATCCATTTAAATTACCAAGAGAATATAATGGTGTAGTCCCCTTTTTGGCAGGGAAGACTTTGGATTATGACATACATTATGTAAGTAAGTTTTAA
- a CDS encoding DNA-directed RNA polymerase, alpha subunit, putative — MPFLVIISIWLHTIIVIYKCVHILKSSYIPNAEKLLMFERKNKRGKIKLILNKNKEEKSIRRKSLKKYIVYSINNDKEFIPINDNYKIFQKRNFIKKYHVKDEEIKEYIEEIKKNRASGYEPKFPEETFRTPDGLTNIILDYKYKNDNLRIHNYYFFFLYFLKKLGDEEQRKIKLRKRMEGKNDEYGDSINDDVDNRMINVQEFLFLKKKGFFEGELYTWKNWVLLNRGEWRDTIVYGDEVDNNNNNNNSNSSSSSSSSSSSSSSSSSSSSSSSSSSSSSSSSNRSSNFCGDDNIYNVYNNYDDESYDIKTLRPLVEPKMKRMPIEYWGSFRAIDFNVNHYPIYKKLFDYFNKVNVNENDERGKFYPFLFFPRFGVGRDRSGLGYGDAQYFGNYGDFYEKRKEREERIRKRNIEMQLKENDKDKDIYDMNIIDNKSSERILNTNIHKEIFIDKDDFGPNFIKIEEATDIIKYPQNGKLYQKFYIGPLNITDGHTFGSLIKYVCQTQIYGYAIVGIKVHNMNEDTKINNVQEDLLEIALNISDVCIYSKEINLESNIRLIFKGPLMLVAGMIPLPSHLKIINKEHYICTIKEDGFIDISIKIEYGKGHWLTYDKGLYKRERGSDNDCMKKREIKEVVHKNYMPISSSFGACRMIRLTVHKIATKFWCEDRCEFTDPKQMLVVEIWTDCRMLPKNVLLYGIKNIKKILRKFREMIVKDTDFTFQEEEQEIKNLWPAIDKYKFLQTRQKMEGGPPIHNIDEDVLSEQIQKNKSLDPFSQELMNPDNFPKHSNIQLPIQDTPPPFLDTLEWLKMEVKKENNKKNITQFKNTKGKGTKYKDKFNKNKTYDYDEYLNERLSDILDEK; from the coding sequence ATGCCGTTTCTCGTCATTATTTCCATATGGTTACATacaataatagtaatatataaatgtgtacatattttaaaatcttCATATATTCCCAATGCTGAAAAATTGTTGATGTTtgaaaggaaaaataaaagaggAAAGATAAAATtgattttaaataaaaataaagaagaaaaaagtataagaagaaaatcattaaagaaatatattgtttattcTATTAACAATGATAAAGAGTTTATACCgataaatgataattataaaatatttcaaaaaagaaattttattaaaaaatatcatgTGAAggatgaagaaataaaagaatacattgaagaaataaagaaaaatagagCTAGTGGTTATGAACCTAAATTTCCTGAGGAGACCTTTCGAACGCCTGATGgattaacaaatataatattagattataaatataaaaatgataatttaagaattcataattattatttttttttcctttattttttgaagaaATTAGGTGATGAGGAGCAAaggaaaattaaattaaGGAAAAGAATGGAAGGGAAGAACGATGAGTATGGTGATAGTATTAATGATGATGTTGACAATCGTATGATAAATGTTCAggagtttttatttttgaagaAGAAAGGTTTTTTCGAGGGTGAGTTGTATACATGGAAAAATTGGGTTTTGTTGAACAGGGGTGAATGGAGAGATACAATAGTTTATGGTGACGAggttgataataataataataataataatagtaatagtagtagtagtagtagtagtagtagtagtagtagtagtagtagtagtagtagtagtagtagtagtagtagtagtagtagtagtagtagtagtagtaataggAGTAGTAATTTTTgtggtgatgataatatatataatgtatataataattatgatgacgaatcatatgatataaaaacttTGAGACCTCTGGTAGAACCCAAAATGAAGAGAATGCCCATTGAATACTGGGGAAGTTTCCGAGCTATCGATTTTAATGTGAATCATTatccaatatataaaaaattatttgattattttaataaagtgAATGTCAACGAAAATGACGAGAGGGGAAAATTttatccttttcttttttttcctcgTTTTGGTGTTGGTAGGGATAGGTCAGGTTTAGGTTATGGTGATGCTCAATATTTTGGTAATTATGGagatttttatgaaaaaaggaaagaaagAGAAGAAagaataagaaaaagaaatatagaGATGCAATTAAAAGAGAATGATAAggataaagatatatatgatatgaatataatagaCAATAAAAGTTCTGAGAGAatattaaatacaaatatacataaagaaATTTTTATAGATAAGGATGATTTTGGACcaaattttataaagatTGAAGAGGCTactgatataataaaatatccaCAGAATGGAAAATTATATCAGAAATTTTATATAGGACCTTTAAATATAACAGATGGACATACATTTGGttctttaataaaatatgtatgtcAAACTCAGATTTATGGATATGCAATTGTTGGGATAAAAGTtcataatatgaatgaagatactaaaattaataatgtaCAAGAAGATTTATTAGAAATAGCATTAAATATATCtgatgtatgtatatatagtaaagaaataaatttaGAGTCTAATATTagattaatttttaaaggaCCTTTAATGTTAGTTGCTGGTATGATACCATTACCTtcacatttaaaaataataaacaaagaacattatatatgtacGATAAAAGAAGATGGATTTATAGATATATCCATAAAGATAGAATATGGAAAAGGGCATTGGTTAACATATGATAAaggattatataaaagagaACGAGGATCAGATAATGATTGTatgaaaaaaagagaaattaAGGAAGTAgtacataaaaattatatgccTATTAGTTCTAGTTTTGGGGCATGTAGAATGATAAGATTAACTGTTCATAAAATTGCTACAAAATTTTGGTGTGAAGACAGATGTGAATTTACAGATCCAAAACAAATGTTAGTTGTCGAAATATGGACAGATTGTAGAATGCTACCAAAAAATGTTCTTTTATAtggtattaaaaatattaaaaaaatattaagaaaattTAGAGAAATGATTGTGAAAGATACCGATTTTACATTTCAGGAAGAAGAacaagaaattaaaaatttatggCCAGCtattgataaatataaatttttacaaACTAGACAAAAAATGGAAGGAGGACCACCTATACATAATATTGATGAAGATGTTCTTAGTGaacaaatacaaaaaaataaatcactTGATCCATTTTCTCAAGAACTTATGAATCCAGATAATTTTCCAAAACATTCAAATATACAATTACCTATACAAGACACACCACCACCTTTTCTAGATACATTGGAATGGTTAAAAATGGAAGTCAAGAAGGAAAATaacaagaaaaatataacacaattcaaaaatacaaaagggaaaggaacaaaatataaagataaatttaataaaaacaaaacataTGATTATGATGAGTATTTAAATGAACGTTTATCAGATATATTAGAcgaaaaataa